The Sporosarcina ureae genome includes a region encoding these proteins:
- the bioB gene encoding biotin synthase BioB has protein sequence MYYQQLATKVLEGHVLTDEESLAILNSPDEDLLLLLHATYSIRSHYFGNKVKLNMIINTKSGLCPENCGYCAQSIISKAPVEKYAMMKSEEILEGAERAAANKAGTYCIVASGRGPRDSELDIVIDSVKQIKEKHKGMTVCACLGILKPGQATRLKEAGVDRYNHNLNTSAEHHESITTSHTYDDRVHTVGLAKEAGISPCSGVIVGMRETKQDIISMARSLRELDADSIPVNFLHAVDGTPLEGTSELDPRYCLKVLCLFRYINPGKEIRISGGREVNLRSLQPLGLYAANSIFIGDYLTTAGQENDQDQKMLEDMGFVVDLEPLRKEPITI, from the coding sequence ATGTATTACCAACAACTGGCCACTAAAGTACTTGAAGGACATGTGTTAACTGACGAGGAATCACTCGCTATATTAAACAGCCCAGATGAAGATTTGCTATTATTGCTACACGCGACGTACTCGATTCGATCGCATTACTTCGGAAATAAGGTAAAGTTGAATATGATCATTAATACGAAATCAGGACTATGTCCGGAGAACTGTGGTTATTGCGCCCAGTCCATCATTTCAAAAGCACCTGTCGAAAAGTATGCGATGATGAAATCAGAAGAGATACTTGAAGGTGCAGAGCGTGCAGCTGCCAATAAAGCAGGCACCTATTGCATCGTCGCTAGTGGACGGGGACCGCGTGACAGTGAACTAGACATAGTCATTGACTCTGTTAAACAAATTAAAGAAAAGCACAAAGGAATGACGGTATGTGCTTGCCTGGGTATTTTGAAGCCAGGACAAGCAACTCGTTTGAAAGAGGCAGGAGTAGATCGCTACAATCACAACTTAAACACATCTGCAGAACATCACGAAAGTATAACCACATCTCATACATATGACGATCGTGTACACACTGTAGGACTTGCCAAAGAAGCGGGCATATCTCCTTGTTCAGGCGTCATCGTCGGTATGCGGGAAACAAAGCAAGACATTATCTCTATGGCGCGTAGCCTACGCGAACTGGACGCAGACTCCATACCTGTAAATTTCCTACATGCAGTTGATGGAACGCCATTAGAAGGAACATCAGAACTAGACCCACGCTACTGTCTAAAAGTTTTGTGTTTATTCCGCTACATCAATCCTGGCAAAGAGATCCGCATCTCAGGTGGACGTGAAGTGAACCTAAGAAGCCTGCAACCATTAGGCCTTTACGCCGCAAACTCCATCTTCATCGGTGACTACCTCACAACAGCCGGTCAAGAAAACGATCAAGATCAAAAAATGCTTGAAGACATGGGCTTCGTAGTCGACCTCGAACCGTTGCGCAAAGAACCTATTACTATATAA
- a CDS encoding biotin transporter BioY — MATATERRPVSRFSALTIVYSGMFASLMMIGANITSFVPFLVVGGVPITLQTFFAILSGLLLGSRLGALSMTVYMLIGLAGAPVFAKFSGGFGQILSPTFGFILTFILIAYVAGKIVERNQTLPAFITAALVATAINYILGTSWMYFAYKMWAAAPDVFTYKIAWLWMMPPLPKDLILAVLSGIFAFRISKHLKVRRAL, encoded by the coding sequence ATGGCAACAGCAACAGAGAGACGACCGGTAAGTAGATTCAGTGCTTTAACTATTGTATACAGCGGGATGTTTGCATCTTTAATGATGATCGGAGCGAATATTACGTCCTTCGTGCCGTTTTTAGTAGTTGGTGGTGTACCGATCACATTGCAAACGTTTTTCGCAATCTTATCAGGATTATTACTTGGTAGTCGTCTAGGTGCATTATCTATGACGGTATATATGTTAATAGGACTAGCAGGCGCACCGGTTTTCGCTAAATTTTCAGGCGGCTTCGGTCAAATTTTAAGTCCAACGTTTGGCTTTATTCTTACTTTCATTCTAATTGCTTATGTAGCGGGAAAGATTGTGGAGCGAAATCAGACCCTACCTGCTTTTATTACCGCAGCGCTAGTTGCCACAGCAATCAACTACATACTAGGTACAAGTTGGATGTATTTTGCGTATAAGATGTGGGCTGCTGCACCCGACGTATTCACTTATAAGATCGCATGGCTATGGATGATGCCCCCACTGCCGAAAGATCTAATTTTAGCTGTGCTGTCAGGCATATTTGCGTTCAGAATATCAAAACACTTGAAAGTGAGGCGTGCACTATAA
- a CDS encoding bifunctional homocysteine S-methyltransferase/methylenetetrahydrofolate reductase, whose product MSLLEKLQTNVLTADGAMGTILYSYGIDYCYEELNVEKPEIIEQIHQDYIAAGADIIQTNTYSANANKLARYGLESHVTEFNKAAIQIAKRAAAPGGQFVLGTIGGVRGIRKSDATLNEIEKVVLEQAHALLAGDPDGLLLETYYDFEELSSVVTTLKKITDVPLIAQVSMHDPGVLQNGLSLNEALHQLESLGADIVGVNCRLGPYHTIQAFDNVTLPEKAFLSAYPNASLLDVEDGRIVYESEAEYFGRAAVLLRDQGVRLIGGCCGTTPKHIKAAKTQLARLAPITKKFVQPAKPIVIHEARPVKHQPLHEKAKTERTVIVELDTPRHLETEDYIKGANVLYDAGVDAITMADNSLASPRISNMAMGSIIKMQHNIRPLVHLTCRDHNLIGLQSHLMGLDALGIHDILAVTGDPTKVGDFPGATSVYDVSSMELLQLIKKLNEGISFSGKPLRKKASFSISAAFNPNVRVIDRAVQRLEKKIEAGADYFITQPVYTKEKIIEVYEATKHLDTPIFIGIMPLTNIRNAEFLHHEVPGIKLSEDVLDRMRECGDDREKSTETGLEIAKELIDTAAQYFNGLYLITPFLRYDMTLELYEHIKEIDQQKERELIHAETSY is encoded by the coding sequence ATGTCATTGCTAGAGAAGCTACAAACAAATGTCTTAACGGCAGACGGTGCAATGGGGACTATTTTATATTCTTACGGAATTGATTACTGTTATGAAGAACTAAACGTAGAAAAGCCTGAAATTATAGAGCAAATTCACCAAGACTATATCGCAGCCGGTGCAGATATAATCCAGACAAACACTTACAGTGCGAATGCGAACAAATTAGCTCGCTATGGCTTAGAAAGTCATGTAACAGAATTCAATAAAGCGGCCATTCAAATTGCAAAGCGTGCAGCAGCGCCTGGGGGGCAATTTGTTCTTGGAACAATTGGCGGCGTACGCGGCATACGTAAAAGCGATGCTACATTAAACGAAATAGAAAAAGTCGTACTAGAACAAGCCCATGCTTTATTAGCAGGTGACCCTGATGGACTTCTATTAGAGACGTATTATGACTTTGAAGAGTTATCGTCTGTTGTGACCACGTTAAAGAAAATCACGGATGTTCCATTGATTGCACAAGTTTCTATGCATGATCCGGGTGTCTTACAGAATGGGCTTTCATTAAACGAGGCACTTCATCAACTCGAGTCTCTCGGCGCAGATATCGTAGGCGTCAACTGTCGCTTAGGCCCTTACCACACGATTCAAGCATTCGATAATGTTACATTACCTGAAAAAGCATTTTTATCCGCCTATCCAAATGCCAGTCTTTTGGATGTAGAAGATGGACGTATTGTCTATGAATCTGAAGCAGAATACTTCGGACGCGCTGCCGTATTACTTCGTGATCAAGGCGTTCGGTTGATTGGCGGATGTTGCGGAACGACGCCTAAGCATATTAAAGCAGCTAAAACACAGTTAGCGCGACTAGCACCTATTACAAAAAAGTTTGTGCAACCGGCAAAACCTATCGTGATTCATGAAGCAAGGCCTGTAAAACATCAACCCCTTCACGAAAAAGCCAAAACAGAGCGCACGGTGATTGTAGAACTAGATACACCACGCCACTTGGAAACTGAAGATTATATCAAAGGGGCAAATGTGTTATATGACGCAGGCGTTGACGCTATAACAATGGCGGACAATTCACTTGCTTCCCCGCGCATTAGCAACATGGCGATGGGCTCGATCATTAAGATGCAACATAATATCCGCCCACTTGTACATTTGACATGCCGCGATCATAATCTAATTGGCTTACAATCACATTTGATGGGACTCGATGCATTAGGCATTCACGATATCCTAGCCGTAACAGGCGATCCGACAAAAGTTGGCGACTTCCCTGGTGCTACAAGTGTCTACGATGTATCCAGCATGGAGTTATTACAATTAATCAAGAAGTTGAATGAAGGAATTTCATTCTCCGGAAAACCGTTGCGCAAGAAAGCTAGCTTCTCTATTTCGGCAGCTTTCAATCCGAACGTACGTGTAATCGATCGCGCCGTACAGCGACTCGAGAAGAAAATTGAAGCGGGTGCCGACTATTTCATCACGCAACCGGTTTATACGAAAGAAAAGATTATCGAAGTATATGAAGCAACAAAACATTTGGACACACCGATCTTCATTGGTATCATGCCGCTAACCAATATACGAAATGCCGAGTTCCTGCATCACGAAGTACCCGGTATCAAGCTTTCAGAAGATGTGTTGGATAGAATGCGTGAGTGCGGAGATGACCGTGAAAAGTCAACCGAAACGGGTCTTGAAATCGCAAAAGAGTTGATTGATACAGCAGCTCAGTATTTTAATGGGTTGTATCTCATCACACCATTCCTTCGTTACGATATGACATTAGAGTTGTATGAACACATTAAGGAAATAGATCAGCAGAAAGAGAGGGAATTAATACATGCAGAGACATCCTATTGA
- a CDS encoding protein arginine kinase — MSFEKFIKQELTGWMVAEGEHADIVLSTRIRLARNLQDYPFPISATQEDANDVSKALNQAVETMQDDHFTSITMEDLSPLERQILVEKHLVSPQLINPKKHGSVLLSEDETISIMVNEEDHIRIQCIYPGFQIDQAYEQADQVDSELEVNLNYAFDETFGYLTSCPSNTGTGMRASVMMHLPALTITKQIERIIPAISRLGMVVRGSYGEGSEALGNIYQISNQITLGKSEEEILKDLESISKRLIAHEKKSRELLLAKSEVHLENRLFRSLGTLTHSRILPSAEAAKCLSDVRLGIDLGIIENIDMTILNELMIFMQPGFLQQYAKEELTSDKRDILRAQLFRDRLGIERSAAQEKDNDSL, encoded by the coding sequence ATGTCATTTGAAAAATTCATCAAACAGGAACTGACAGGTTGGATGGTAGCGGAAGGTGAGCATGCTGACATCGTCTTGTCCACAAGAATCAGGCTAGCTCGAAACTTACAAGATTATCCATTTCCGATAAGTGCCACGCAAGAAGATGCAAACGACGTAAGCAAAGCATTGAACCAAGCGGTCGAGACGATGCAGGATGATCACTTTACGAGTATTACAATGGAAGATTTGTCTCCACTTGAACGGCAAATTTTAGTTGAGAAACATTTAGTCAGCCCGCAGTTGATCAATCCTAAAAAACATGGATCCGTTTTGCTGTCAGAAGACGAAACGATTAGTATTATGGTGAATGAAGAAGACCATATTCGCATTCAATGTATTTATCCAGGCTTTCAAATAGATCAGGCATATGAACAGGCTGATCAAGTAGATAGCGAACTTGAAGTGAATTTGAACTATGCTTTCGATGAAACATTTGGCTATTTGACAAGTTGTCCATCCAACACCGGTACGGGAATGCGCGCGTCAGTCATGATGCATTTACCGGCACTAACTATCACGAAGCAAATCGAAAGAATTATACCTGCGATATCCAGGCTTGGAATGGTCGTGCGTGGAAGTTATGGAGAGGGCAGTGAAGCGCTAGGTAACATTTATCAGATTTCTAATCAAATCACACTCGGCAAATCAGAAGAGGAAATCTTGAAAGATTTAGAGAGTATTTCAAAACGCTTGATTGCGCACGAAAAGAAGTCACGTGAATTATTATTGGCTAAGTCGGAAGTTCACTTGGAAAATAGATTATTCAGGTCACTCGGTACACTGACCCATTCGCGAATCTTGCCGTCAGCCGAAGCGGCAAAATGTTTGTCTGACGTCCGTTTGGGTATAGATTTAGGTATCATTGAAAATATTGATATGACAATTTTGAATGAATTGATGATTTTCATGCAACCAGGTTTTCTGCAACAATATGCGAAAGAAGAATTAACATCTGATAAACGTGATATCCTTCGTGCACAATTATTCCGTGATCGTCTAGGAATAGAGCGTTCTGCCGCACAAGAAAAAGATAATGATTCGTTATGA
- a CDS encoding ATP-dependent Clp protease ATP-binding subunit: MMFNRFTQRAQKVLQLAQEEAIRLKHESIGTEHILLGLIREGGGIAAKALEAISVNADTIEREVEILVGVGSKDVGPIVHYTPRAKRVIELSVDESRKLGHSYIGTEHILLALIREGEGVAARVLNNAGVSLNKARQQVLQLLGNDESSVGNPANSTSAATPTLDGLARDLTEIAREGTLDPVIGRSKEITRVIEVLARRTKNNPVLIGEPGVGKTAIAEGLAQQVVSNEVPEILRDKRVMTLDMGTVVAGTKYRGEFEDRMKKVMEEIRQAGNIILFIDELHTLIGAGGAEGAIDASNILKPSLARGELQCIGATTLDEYRKYIEKDAALERRFQPIQVDEPSVDETIQIIKGLRDRYEAHHRVKITDEAVEAAAKMSDRYISDRFLPDKAIDLIDEAGSKVRLRSYTTPPNLKELEVKLEAIRSEKNAAVQSQEFEKAASYRDKEQKMKEELETTKAAWKEKQGQTESEVTVNDIASVVAMWTGVPVDKIAETESAKLLNMEEILHQRVIGQKEAVLSISKAIRRARAGLKDPKRPIGSFIFLGPTGVGKTELGRALAEVMFGDEDAMIRIDMSEYMEKHSTSRLVGSPPGYVGYDEGGQLTEKVRRKPYSVVLLDEIEKAHPDVFNILLQVLEDGRLTDSKGRTVDFRNTVIIMTSNVGATELKKNRYVGFNIQDGESDYDDMKEKMLAELKKAFRPEFLNRVDDMIVFHSLEKEQLREIVSLMSEELAKRLAEQDIELVLTESAKDKITDEGYDPEYGARPLRRALQKHVEDRLSEELLEGKVLMGGKVIVDVEDDKFVVRTEKQTVATEK, from the coding sequence ATGATGTTTAATCGATTTACACAACGTGCACAAAAAGTTTTGCAATTGGCTCAAGAAGAGGCTATTCGTTTAAAGCATGAATCTATTGGTACTGAGCATATTCTGCTTGGTTTGATTCGAGAAGGTGGCGGCATCGCAGCAAAAGCTCTTGAAGCAATAAGTGTGAATGCAGATACTATTGAACGAGAAGTAGAAATTCTAGTAGGTGTAGGCTCTAAAGATGTGGGTCCGATCGTTCATTATACTCCTCGTGCAAAACGCGTTATCGAATTATCTGTTGATGAGTCTCGTAAGTTAGGACATTCTTATATCGGTACAGAGCATATTCTGTTGGCATTGATTCGAGAAGGAGAAGGCGTAGCTGCACGGGTTCTAAATAATGCAGGCGTTAGCTTGAACAAAGCTCGCCAGCAAGTACTTCAGTTGCTTGGCAATGATGAAAGTTCTGTTGGCAACCCAGCGAATTCTACATCAGCGGCAACACCAACATTGGATGGCTTAGCGCGTGATTTAACTGAAATCGCACGTGAAGGCACGCTGGATCCAGTAATTGGACGAAGTAAAGAAATTACACGTGTTATCGAAGTATTGGCACGTCGTACGAAAAACAACCCAGTATTGATCGGGGAACCGGGTGTAGGTAAAACAGCGATTGCAGAAGGTTTGGCACAGCAAGTCGTAAGTAACGAAGTGCCTGAGATCTTGCGTGACAAGCGTGTTATGACACTAGACATGGGTACAGTCGTCGCAGGTACAAAATATCGCGGCGAGTTCGAAGATAGAATGAAGAAGGTAATGGAAGAGATCCGTCAAGCGGGCAATATTATCTTGTTCATCGATGAATTGCATACGTTAATCGGTGCAGGCGGAGCGGAAGGTGCTATTGATGCATCTAACATCTTGAAGCCGTCTCTTGCACGTGGTGAACTACAATGTATCGGTGCTACAACACTTGATGAATACCGTAAATATATTGAAAAAGATGCAGCGCTTGAACGACGTTTCCAACCGATCCAAGTTGATGAGCCTTCTGTAGATGAAACAATCCAGATTATTAAAGGCTTGCGCGATCGTTATGAAGCGCATCATCGCGTGAAGATTACGGATGAAGCAGTCGAAGCAGCAGCGAAAATGTCCGACCGCTACATTTCAGACCGTTTCTTACCAGACAAAGCGATCGACTTGATTGACGAAGCTGGATCCAAAGTGCGCTTGCGTTCGTATACAACTCCACCTAATTTGAAAGAGCTTGAAGTGAAACTTGAAGCAATCCGCTCTGAAAAGAATGCAGCTGTTCAAAGCCAAGAGTTTGAAAAAGCCGCTTCTTATCGTGATAAAGAGCAGAAAATGAAAGAGGAATTGGAAACAACGAAAGCAGCTTGGAAGGAAAAACAAGGACAGACTGAGTCCGAAGTGACAGTGAATGATATCGCGTCAGTCGTAGCGATGTGGACAGGAGTTCCTGTTGACAAGATTGCGGAAACAGAGTCTGCTAAATTACTGAACATGGAAGAAATTTTGCATCAGCGTGTCATTGGTCAAAAAGAAGCTGTGTTATCTATTTCGAAAGCTATCCGTCGAGCGCGTGCAGGATTGAAAGATCCTAAACGTCCAATTGGTTCATTCATTTTCTTAGGCCCAACTGGTGTAGGTAAAACTGAACTGGGTCGTGCATTAGCAGAAGTGATGTTCGGCGATGAAGATGCGATGATTCGTATTGATATGTCCGAATACATGGAGAAGCATTCTACATCTCGTTTGGTCGGATCACCTCCAGGTTATGTAGGATACGATGAAGGCGGTCAGTTAACGGAGAAAGTTCGCCGTAAGCCGTACTCAGTTGTATTGCTAGATGAAATTGAAAAAGCGCATCCAGATGTTTTCAATATCTTACTGCAAGTATTAGAAGACGGACGCTTAACAGATTCTAAAGGCCGTACAGTTGATTTCCGTAACACAGTAATTATTATGACATCGAACGTTGGAGCGACTGAATTGAAGAAAAACCGCTATGTCGGCTTTAATATTCAAGACGGCGAATCCGATTACGATGACATGAAGGAAAAAATGCTTGCGGAATTGAAGAAAGCATTCCGACCGGAGTTCTTAAACCGTGTGGACGACATGATCGTCTTCCATTCGTTAGAGAAAGAACAATTACGTGAAATTGTCAGCTTGATGAGTGAAGAGCTAGCTAAGCGTTTGGCTGAACAAGATATCGAGTTAGTGTTGACGGAGTCGGCTAAAGACAAAATCACCGATGAAGGATATGATCCGGAGTACGGAGCTCGTCCACTCCGTCGTGCGTTGCAAAAACACGTAGAAGATCGTTTATCCGAAGAGTTATTAGAAGGTAAAGTTCTAATGGGTGGAAAAGTAATTGTAGATGTAGAAGATGACAAGTTCGTTGTACGTACGGAGAAACAAACTGTAGCAACTGAAAAATAA
- a CDS encoding UvrB/UvrC motif-containing protein — translation MLCENCKERPATVVFKQETSNDVIERHLCDKCAFYSQTFSFSPDQEPLSIQQFLAHWLGGSELFPEQKADERLPDGPKCPSCGLTFHRFLDIGKFGCAVCYETFKGQLPRVFAKLHNGHTQHRGKIPVSLNERFALKRKLEDIRTKMQEAVENERFEEAATLRDEANQVKQQLSDGGDDQHVI, via the coding sequence ATGCTTTGTGAAAACTGCAAAGAACGACCAGCTACTGTAGTGTTTAAACAAGAAACATCAAATGATGTAATAGAGCGTCATTTATGTGATAAATGTGCATTTTACTCACAAACATTTTCTTTCAGTCCGGATCAAGAACCGTTATCAATACAACAATTTTTAGCACACTGGTTGGGTGGTTCAGAGTTATTTCCGGAACAAAAAGCTGATGAAAGATTACCGGATGGTCCGAAGTGTCCGAGCTGCGGGTTGACCTTCCATCGTTTCCTCGATATCGGGAAGTTTGGTTGTGCGGTATGTTACGAAACATTCAAGGGGCAACTGCCAAGAGTGTTTGCCAAACTGCATAATGGGCATACCCAACACCGTGGAAAGATCCCCGTTTCACTTAATGAACGTTTTGCTTTAAAGAGGAAGCTTGAAGATATCCGGACGAAAATGCAGGAAGCTGTAGAAAACGAACGTTTTGAGGAAGCGGCAACTTTACGTGATGAGGCCAACCAAGTGAAACAGCAACTGTCCGATGGAGGTGATGATCAACATGTCATTTGA
- a CDS encoding CtsR family transcriptional regulator, translating to MRNISDIIEGYLKSIIEEEDSASIEIKRNEIAEKFQCVPSQINYVIKTRFTVERGYAVESKRGGGGYIRIYRVRTNSRKDLLEQALEILENEASSTMAEDVIIRLIEEEVITEREAKLMLAAVGRATLRYMLPERDALRSRILRAMLVTLIYEEIE from the coding sequence ATGCGTAACATTTCTGACATTATAGAAGGATATTTGAAGTCGATTATAGAAGAGGAAGATAGCGCTTCTATTGAAATCAAACGAAATGAGATTGCCGAAAAGTTCCAATGCGTACCATCACAGATTAATTACGTGATCAAAACTCGGTTTACCGTCGAGAGAGGCTATGCTGTTGAGTCTAAGCGAGGAGGCGGAGGCTACATTCGGATTTACAGGGTGCGTACCAACTCCCGCAAAGACTTACTTGAACAGGCGTTAGAAATTTTGGAGAATGAAGCATCATCCACTATGGCGGAAGATGTCATTATCCGCTTAATTGAAGAAGAAGTCATTACAGAACGTGAAGCTAAACTGATGCTTGCTGCAGTAGGCCGCGCTACTTTGCGTTATATGTTACCTGAGCGGGATGCGTTACGTTCGCGTATTCTTCGCGCTATGTTAGTTACATTAATTTATGAAGAGATAGAATGA